A region of Lycium barbarum isolate Lr01 chromosome 1, ASM1917538v2, whole genome shotgun sequence DNA encodes the following proteins:
- the LOC132627088 gene encoding uncharacterized protein LOC132627088 has translation MASFRFWFCLILVLLSCPRSESRPLEPSSQKRRETMMETAREIIKERLRHAINCSNIGYGYDGGRDSGYSGGDRGGGGYGGGGYRRGGGGKRGTRRRRRLHIQRIRNYRGRWLQGDNNVAKAAVKYYKKQFNLNLKNRNSSILDCIPEIITAQNNDMLTRLPNEEEIKQAVFSMSKESSTGPDGYNGMFFQSCWTIIKADLIAFVHEFLSGKLLNPLLYVLISENQSGFVSGRSITDNVMLTQEIVHGISKTNNGGNVVLKLDMAKAYDMLSWTFLQKVLNKFGFCLEKYLQCVGDPISPSLFIIAAEVLSRSLNNLLKNPDFTPFSMHKNGPQIVDLAYADDIVIFSSGNSKSIKLIMNLIKKYETVSGQMVNKDKSFFLTDPKTCAYRINRIRVKTGFLDKNFPFTYLGCPIYIGKKRLSYFDNMLAKIIKRLNAWQGNMLSCGGRQVLITSVIQSLPIYMLSAINPPKGTLELIEKHIVNFFWGAINGKNKYHWTSWEKLCFPKNEAGIGIRSMDDISKTLTVKRWWHFRVSKSIWADFLVAKYCPRMYPIGKKWCSHNSQAWKHLLWARNKCENLITWKINNGNCNFWWDNWTELGPLAKLCPNHMNRKNSKKRVRDFMIDNRWDPQKLYNTLPSQIALHILSIEVGQNNKEDYAIWNATKDGHFTNGSAWNLIRSHRPVYGTMKNIWHKSIPFKQSFMFGSQDDNDCMCCFVPKTETLQHVFVEGRVAEYIWKAVGQWAILWELFITRSQSGGYLMNGGKRKLIVKFTSWFYKLLPSWYVGKSGNLG, from the exons ATGGCTAGTTTTAGGTTTTGGTTTTGCTTAATTCTTGTCTTGCTTTCATGTCCTCGCTCTGAAAGTCGTCCACTAGAGCCATCTTCACAGAAGAGAAGGGAGACAATGATGGAAACTGCCCGAGAGATTATAAAGGAACGATTGAGACATGCAATCAA TTGCAGTAATATCGGTTATGGATATGATGGTGGTCGTGACAGTGGATACAGTGGTGGTGACCGTGGAGGTGGTGGTTACGGTGGTGGTGGCTATAGAAGAGGTGGTGGAGGAAAGAGAGG aactagaagaagaagaagattgcACATCCAGAGGATTAGAAATTATAGGGGAAGATGGTTGCAAGGAGATAATAATGTTGCAAAGGCTGCTGTCAAATATTACAAGAAGCAATTCAATTTAAATCTGAAAAACAGAAACAGCAGTATTCTTGATTGTATTCCTGAAATCATCACAGCGCAGAATAATGACATGCTGACCAGACTACCAAATGAGGAAGAAATTAAGCAAGCAGTTTTCAGTATGAGCAAAGAAAGTTCGACAGGACCTGATGGATACAATGGTATGTTTTTTCAATCTTGCTGGACTATTATTAAAGCTGATCTTATTGCCTTTGTTCATGAATTCCTCTCTGGTAAATT GTTGAATCCTTTGTTATATGTCCTTATTTCTGAAAACCAAAGTGGATTTGTTTCTGGTAGATCAATCACAGATAATGTGATGCTTACTCAGGAAATAGTCCATGGTATTTCTAAAACTAACAACGGTGGAAATGTGGTTTTAAAGCTGGATATGGCTAAAGCCTATGATATGCTATCATGGACCTTTCTTCAaaaagtgttaaacaagtttggtTTCTGTTTGGAGAAGTATCTCCAATGTGTG GGTGATCCCATCTCACCTTCTCTTTTTATCATTGCTGCTGAGGTTCTTTCCAGATCTCTCAATAACTTGTTGAAAAATCCTGATTTCACCCCTTTTTCCATGCATAAAAATGGTCCTCAGATTGTTGATTTAGCTTATGCTGATGATATTGTCATCTTTAGTAGTGGTAATTCAAAATCCATTAAGTTGATCATGAATCTGATTAAAAAATATGAGACTGTCTCTGGTCAAATGGTCAATAAGGACAAAAGTTTTTTCCTCACTGACCCTAAAACTTGTGCTTATAGGATTAATAGGATCAGAGTCAAAACTGGTTTTTTGGATAAAAATTTTCCTTTTACTTACCTTGGTTGCCCTATATATATTGGTAAAAAAAGGTTGTCATATTTTGATAACATGCTTGCTAAGATCATTAAGCGGTTAAATGCTTGGCAAGGTAATATGCTCTCATGTGGTGGTAGACAGGTCCTTATAACATCTGTTATTCAGTCTCTGCCCATTTATATGCTATCTGCTATTAACCCCCCTAAGGGCACCTTGGAGCTTATTGAGAAACATATTGTGAATTTCTTTTGGGGTGCTATCAATGGTAAAAACAAATACCACTGGACATCATGGGAAAAACTGTGTTTTCCCAAAAATGAGGCAGGTATTGGCATTAGAAGTATGGATGACATCTCAAAGACTCTAACTGTTAAAAGATGGTGGCATTTCAGAGTTAGTAAATCAATATGGGCTGATTTTTTAGTGGCTAAATACTGCCCTAGAATGTACCCTATTGGGAAAAAATGGTGTTCTCACAATTCACAAGCATGGAAACATCTCTTGTGGGCTAGAAACAAATGTGAAAATCTCATCACTTGGAAGATCAATAATGGAAACTGCAATTTTTGGTGGGACAACTGGACTGAATTGGGACCTTTGGCAAAGCTCTGTCCAAATCACATGAATAGAAAAAATTCCAAAAAGAGAGTCAGGGATTTCATGATTGATAACAGATGGGACCCTCAAAAGTTGTATAACACTCTCCCTAGTCAAATTGCACTTCACATTCTATCCATTGAAGTGGGGCAGAACAACAAGGAGGACTATGCTATTTGGAATGCTACGAAGGATGGTCACTTCACAAATGGTTCTGCCTGGAATCTAATTAGAAGTCATAGACCCGTTTATGGCACTATGAAGAACATATGGCACAAATCCATCCCTTTCAAGCAATCCTTCAT GTTTGGCTCTCAGGATGACAATGATTGTATGTGCTGTTTTGTACCAAAAACTGAAACTTTGCAACATGTTTTTGTCGAAGGAAGAGTTGCTGAATATATCTGGAAAGCAGTGGGGCAGTGGGCAATCCTTTGGGAATTATTCATCACCAGATCCCAATCAGGGGGTTACTTAATGAATGGTGGAAAAAGAAAGCTAATAGTAAAGTTCACAAGCTGGTTTTACAAGCTGCTCCCATCATGGTATGTTGGGAAATCTGGAAATCTTGGGTAG